The region CTCGTGGTGCCGGGCCTGCCGCTCGTGCTGGCAGTGCTGGCATGGAACGTGGCGCGCAAGCCGCTGCCCGCGCAGGCCTTCGCCGAAGTGAAGGCGCAGCTCGATGCGGACGCCCAGACGCTGCGCACCCTCGGGGCGCAGGCATGACCGGCGCCGCCGACCGCCTCGCGCGCAGCCGCCTGGCCATCCTGCAGCAGCTGGAGCGGCGCGAAAAGCGCCGTGACGGCGACGACACGACACGCGCGCGCGCGGCGGGTGACGACACCGCGGGCGAGCAGGCGCGCGCGCCGGGCGAAGGCTGGTTCAGCCGCCGCTTCGGCGGACGCTTCGGCGGTCGCTTCGACGGATTGAATCGTGCCGCGCAGACCTGGTGGAGACACCATCCCGCGCACATGGCACTGGAAGTGGCGACGCCCGTGCTGTCGTCCTATGCACGCAAGCATCCGGCGCAGTTCCTCGGCATCGCAGCCGCGGTCGGCGCGGTCGTCGTGGTTGCCAGGCCCTGGCGGCTGATGTCCGCGACCGGGCTGGTCGTGGCGCTGCTCAAGTCTTCGCAGCTCTCCAACATCGTGATGTCCGCCATGTCGGGTGCGGACTTCGGCAAGGACGAGCCGCCCTACGAATGAATGAACGCAACCCGGGCCGCGTGGTGCGACGGCCGGGGAAGCATTTTGGCAAGCAAGCGCACTGGGATTTACCCAATCAACTGAAGGAGAAAGTCATGAAATACGCTCGAGCCCTCGCATTCGCCCTGGTGGCAGGTGCAACCATCGTCAGCACCGGCTGCTCGGTGATCCGCGGCCAGGAAACCGTCGGCGCCTATGTGGACGACGCTTCGATCACGACCGCCGTCAAGGCCAAGTTCGTCGAAGACAAGACGGTCGACGCCGGCGCCATCAAGGTCGAGACCCTGAACGGCACCGTCGCCCTGTCCGGCTTCGCCAAGTCGAACGCCGAGAAGGCGCAAGCCGAAGTGATCGCGCGCAACACCAAGGGCGTGCGCGAAGTCCGCAACAACCTCGCCGTCCGTCCGTAATCGGAAGGCGACGACGGGCCCGCGTTCCGGCGCGGACTTGCGCGAAGGCAGTGCGCCGCAGGGCGTCGACTGCCTTCGCCCATTTTGAGGGAGCCGTATTCATGAGAACGTTCCGCTGCGACAACTGCGGCAATCCGTTGTTCTTCGAAAACGTGAAGTGCCTGCACTGCGGCAGCACGCTCGCGTTCCTGCCGAACCGGCTGGCCTTGTGCGCCATCGAACCCGTTCCGGACGACACCTCCGGGCTGTGGCGCCGCAAGCGCGCCAACCGGACCAAGACGGTGTCGCGCCAGTACCGGCAATGCAGCAACGCCGTGGAGTACCAGGCGTGCAACTTCGTGGTGCCGGCGGAAGACCCGAACCCGCTGTGCGTGTCCTGCCGCCAGACGCATATCCTGCCGGACCTCACCCTGGGCGAGAACCACACCCGCTGGTTTCGCATCGAGTCCGCCAAGCGTCGCCTGTTCTACACCCTCGCCCGGCTCCGGCTGGTGTCGGTGGAGCCGCCCAACGGCGAGCGCGACGGCCCGGTGTTCCAGTTCCTGGAGGACCAGCCCGGCCAGCACGTCATGACGGGCCATGCGCAGGGCGTGATCACGCTGAACGTGGCGGAAGCCGACGATGAAGAACGCGTGCGCCGTCGCCTGGCGCTGCACGAACCGTATCGCACCCTGCTGGGCCACCTGCGCCATGAATCCGGCCACTTCTACTGGGATCGTCTGATCGCCGGCACGGAGCGCCTGGAACCCTTCCGCGAGATGTTCGGCGACGAACGCACGGACTATGCGCAGGCCCTCCAGGCGCACTATGCTGCCGGCGGTACGCCCGCCAACTGGCAACTCGAGTATGTGAGCGCCTACGCGACCTCGCATCCCTGGGAAGACTGGGCGGAGACCTGGGCGCACTACCTGCACATGGTCGACCTGATGGAAACCGCGTCCTCGTACAGCACACGCGTGGTGGTGCCCGGCACCGATGCGGACGATGCAGAGGAGGTGGTCGATCCCTTCGAGGGTGAGTTCTCCAGCTTCGATCAGCTCGTGGACCAATGGATCCCGCTCACGCTGCTCGTGAACAGCCTCAACCGCAGCCTCGGCCAGGACGACGCCTACCCGTTCGCGTTGACCGCGAAGGCCCTGGAAAAGCTGAAGTTCGTGCACGACGCGATCCACCAGCCGGTCATGAAGGCGCCCGCGCAGCAGGCCGAGGCGGCGCCTCCCACCGACGCACCGGTGGCCGCCCCGGCAGCGGCTCCTGCCGAACCGGCGGCGCAGAACTAGCCCGCGTCGCGCTCCATGTCGCGCAGGATGCGGTCCAGGCGCGTGGAGAGCTGCTCGGTGGTGAGCTGCTCGCGAAAGCGCTCCACCATCAGCGGCAGGCTCATGGGGCTGGGGTGCCGCAGTTCGGCATGCGCGACCGCCTTGCCGAGCAGCCGCTCCAGCGTCGCACGCAGGCGCGAGATCTCCAGCTCCTGGCTGAGCACTTCCCGCTCGGCCTGGTCGAGCAGCAGGTTGCCCTTGTCGTACTTGCGAAACACCTCGAAGAACAGGCCACTGGACGCCTGCAGCTGCTTCGCGCTTTTGTGCTGGCCCGGGTAGCCCGAGAACACGAGGCCCGCCACCCGCGCGATCTCGCGAAAGCGCCGCTGCGCGAGCTCCGTCGAATTGAGCGACGCGAGCACGTCGTGCAGCAGGTCCTGCGTCGAGAAGACGCGCTGGTCCAGCACCTGGGCGAGATCGATCGCGTCGGCGCTGACCAGCTCGAAGCCATAGTCGTTGACCGACATGCTGAAGGTGTTGGGCTGCTCGCGTGCGAGGCGCCATGCGAGCAGGCTCGCGAGGCCCAGGTGCACGTGCCGGCCCGCGAAGGGATAGACGTACAGGTGATGACCTTCGCGCGAGCGGAAGGTCTCGACCAGCAAGGTGCCGGGCGTCGGAATCTTCGACAGCCGCTCCTGTGTGAGCAGCATCGGGCGCGCGGCCTCGAGCTCCGGTTCGAGGAAATCGCCGCCCGCCGCGCGCTGCATCATCTCCAGCACCGCGTCGCCCAGTTCCGCGGACAGTGCCATCTTGCTGCCCTGCCACGTGGGCACCGTGCCCTTGCGCTTCGTCGCCTTCTTCACGTAGGCCGCCATGTCCTGCACGCGGATGAATTCGAGCAGGCGGCCCGCGAAAAAAAAGCAGTCGCCCTTGTGCAGCCGCGCGATGAAGCCCTCCTCGATCGTGCCGATGTTGCCGCCGCTCAGGTACTTCACCTGCATCGCGGCGTCGCTCACGATGGTGCCGATGCCCAGCCGGTGGCGCTTGGCGATGGCGCGGTCGGGGACGCGCCAGACGCCCTCCTCGTCCTGCGCGATGCGGTGGTAGTCCGGGTAGGCGGTGAGGCTGTCGCCACCGCGCGCGCAGAACGCGAGCGCCCAGTCGAACTCCTTGCGCGTGAGCGTCCTGTACGACCACGCCGTGCGCACTTCCTCGTACAGCGCCTCGGTCAAGAAGCCGCCTCCGAGCGCGATGGTGACCAGGTGCTGCACCAGCACGTCGAGCGGCTTGTCCGGCGCGTTGCGCTCTTCCACGCGCCCGGCCTGCGCGGCGCGCCGCGCCGCGGCGGCCTCGACGATCTCCATCGTGTTGGTCGGCACCAGCGTGAGCCGACTCGCGCGGCCGGGCGCATGGCCGCTGCGGCCGGCGCGCTGCATCATCCGCGCGATGCCCTTGGCCGAGCCGATCTGCAGCACGCGCTCCACGGGCAGGAAGTCCACGCCGAGGTCCAGCGAGGACGTCGCCACGACCGCGCGCAGCGTGCCGCCCTTCAGGCCGTCCTCCACCCACTCCCGCGTGGCCCTGTCGATCGAGCCGTGGTGCAGCGCGATCTGGCCCGCCCACTCGGGCTTCGCATCCAGCAGGAGCTGATACCAGATCTCCGCTTGCGACCGGACGTTGGTGAAGACGAGCGTCGTGCCCGAGCGCTCGATCTCGTCCACGACCGGCTGCTGCATCTGCGCGCCGAGATGGCCCGCCCAGGAATACTTGCCGGGGTCGGTCGGGATGAGCGTGTCGATCACGATGTTCTTGTCGATGCGGCCGCGCACGAGCACCGGGGACGGGACACCTGCCGTGGCGCCGGGCCGGCACAGGACCTCCATCGCCTCCCGCAGGTTGCCCAGGGTGGCGCTCAAGCCCCAGGCCACCAGCTTCGGGTTGAAGCGCCACAGCCTCGCGATGCCCAGCTGTGCCTGCACGCCGCGCTTGCTGCCGATGAGCTCGTGCCACTCGTCGACGATCACGTACTGCACCGACTGCAGTTCCTCGCGGGACTTCTCCCGCGTCAACATCAGGCTCAGCGATTCCGGCGTGGTCACGAGCACGGTGGGAAACCGCCTGTCCTGCCGCGCGCGCTCCGCCGCGGGCGTGTCGCCGGTGCGCTGGCCGATGGTCCAGTGCGGCGCGAGGTCCCTCAGCGGCTCGGCGAGCGCCTTGGTGGTGTCGGAGGCCAGTGCGCGCATCGGGGTGAGCCAGATCACCCGCAGCGGCTCGGCGGTGCTGCGCGGCGGATGCCGGCGGATCAGCTCCTGCAGCATGCCGAGCCAGACGGCGTACGTCTTGCCCGAGCCCGTCGTCGCGTGGAGCATGCCGCTGCGGCCCTGCGCGACGGCGTCCCACACCTCCCGCTGGAAATCGAACGCGCTCCAGCCGCGGCGTGCGAGCCAGTCTTGCGCGAGGGAGGAAGCTTCAGGCATGAGGGTGATCCGCAGGCAAGCGAGGATTGTGCTGGGTTTACAGTGCGCGCATGCGGCCCAACATCATCTTCATCGTCGCGGACGATCTCGGCTACGCGGACCTCGGCTGTTACGGCGGGCGTGACGCCGCGTTCGGCCCGGTCTCCCCGGTGCTCGACTCGCTCGCGGCGAACGGGCTGAAGTTCACGCAGGGCTATTCGAACTC is a window of Caenimonas aquaedulcis DNA encoding:
- a CDS encoding zinc-binding metallopeptidase family protein, encoding MRTFRCDNCGNPLFFENVKCLHCGSTLAFLPNRLALCAIEPVPDDTSGLWRRKRANRTKTVSRQYRQCSNAVEYQACNFVVPAEDPNPLCVSCRQTHILPDLTLGENHTRWFRIESAKRRLFYTLARLRLVSVEPPNGERDGPVFQFLEDQPGQHVMTGHAQGVITLNVAEADDEERVRRRLALHEPYRTLLGHLRHESGHFYWDRLIAGTERLEPFREMFGDERTDYAQALQAHYAAGGTPANWQLEYVSAYATSHPWEDWAETWAHYLHMVDLMETASSYSTRVVVPGTDADDAEEVVDPFEGEFSSFDQLVDQWIPLTLLVNSLNRSLGQDDAYPFALTAKALEKLKFVHDAIHQPVMKAPAQQAEAAPPTDAPVAAPAAAPAEPAAQN
- a CDS encoding BON domain-containing protein translates to MKYARALAFALVAGATIVSTGCSVIRGQETVGAYVDDASITTAVKAKFVEDKTVDAGAIKVETLNGTVALSGFAKSNAEKAQAEVIARNTKGVREVRNNLAVRP
- a CDS encoding ligase-associated DNA damage response DEXH box helicase: MPEASSLAQDWLARRGWSAFDFQREVWDAVAQGRSGMLHATTGSGKTYAVWLGMLQELIRRHPPRSTAEPLRVIWLTPMRALASDTTKALAEPLRDLAPHWTIGQRTGDTPAAERARQDRRFPTVLVTTPESLSLMLTREKSREELQSVQYVIVDEWHELIGSKRGVQAQLGIARLWRFNPKLVAWGLSATLGNLREAMEVLCRPGATAGVPSPVLVRGRIDKNIVIDTLIPTDPGKYSWAGHLGAQMQQPVVDEIERSGTTLVFTNVRSQAEIWYQLLLDAKPEWAGQIALHHGSIDRATREWVEDGLKGGTLRAVVATSSLDLGVDFLPVERVLQIGSAKGIARMMQRAGRSGHAPGRASRLTLVPTNTMEIVEAAAARRAAQAGRVEERNAPDKPLDVLVQHLVTIALGGGFLTEALYEEVRTAWSYRTLTRKEFDWALAFCARGGDSLTAYPDYHRIAQDEEGVWRVPDRAIAKRHRLGIGTIVSDAAMQVKYLSGGNIGTIEEGFIARLHKGDCFFFAGRLLEFIRVQDMAAYVKKATKRKGTVPTWQGSKMALSAELGDAVLEMMQRAAGGDFLEPELEAARPMLLTQERLSKIPTPGTLLVETFRSREGHHLYVYPFAGRHVHLGLASLLAWRLAREQPNTFSMSVNDYGFELVSADAIDLAQVLDQRVFSTQDLLHDVLASLNSTELAQRRFREIARVAGLVFSGYPGQHKSAKQLQASSGLFFEVFRKYDKGNLLLDQAEREVLSQELEISRLRATLERLLGKAVAHAELRHPSPMSLPLMVERFREQLTTEQLSTRLDRILRDMERDAG